The genomic window ATTTTAAAACGCCGCTTGAGAATTGGGTGTGCGTATATTTATTATTTAAATAGGCGGGGATTATCTCTGGTTTATTTTTTAACCTCCTAAAAAAAAGACTTTGAATATTTATTATAATCGCAAAAATAACGGTTAGAAAAGGAATAATGCCCCACACTATTTTTTGCCAAGTAGCGACATCCTCTTTTGGTAAGATTGAAGAAAGAGGAGCAACGTTTAATTTTTCCCAAACCATAATTCCGTTTTCTAAATGTGATAAACGTTGCCATCCGCAGAAGTATAAAATAGGATCGTAAAATTTATCATTAGAAAATATATACTTTAAATTGTATTTTTCTGGAGTCGTTAAAAACTGTTGTAAAGAACCAATCCCTGCAACCCCTTTAAATTTTGAGTTTTCTAAACGTTCAATAGGCCGTGTCGTTAGTTCAGGCAAACGTCTTGCAGAATGGTAATTCCCATCAACAGTCATCGCATTTGTTTTGGCGGCCAACCACGCCATTTGATCTCCAAAACCTAATGTTAAATACCGCCATTGATCATGCTGGTCTTGGTTTAGAAAATTAACAATGGGTAACATTTTAATCTTTTGGGGTTGAGCGGGTCGAAAACGCTGTAAGTTTGTAGTAAAAATGGTTATTGATAAAAATAAACCTACCAATATCCCCCCAATTAAACGATGATAAAGTATTCCGAATTTTTGTTGAATTAGTTGTTTTAAATCGCCTTCTACAAAACGGTATGCTAGCTCCCCAAACAGTGGCAAAGACATAATAGAAGCCCAAAGTGAAAACCGATCTAAAGTGAGTATACTAAATGCATTTTCGCCTAAAATAATCTTTGGAATTGGGGTGGTTCCTCCAGTTCCTAAAATTAATAACAATGTAAAAGAAAGTCCGAAAAACAAATAACGTTTGCTGAAATATCTGTAAAAAAAATACGGCATGAGAAATAATAAGACCCCCCAAGGAATCAAAAAGAATACAAATCCAGAAGATGTGATTTCTAAAAAATTATCTCGGGAACCATGAGGTATAGGAACTTGTGTGATTGGATTGTTTTTAGAATTTATCCAATACGGCAAGATGCAGCCAATAATTACAACTAATGAAAGCATCCCAAAAGTTAGGTTTCTTTTAAACTGTGTTCTGAAGTTTTTTATAAATAATTTAAACGTGATTTCTTTGTTTGAGTTTACTTCTTCTCTAGAAATATCTAAGATCACCATCCCTATTATTGGAAAAATAAAGAAGATCATTCCAAAAATTGGAGTCACATGATGGGAGGTCACCGTGACCGCAATTAATGAAAGGGAGGTCAATAAATACCTATATTTTCCAGTTTTAAGCCATGAATAAGTTTCAGGCAATGCATGCATTAAAACAGCGATTCCTATAATGCTTGGCAGTTGCCCAAAAACATGAAGGGTTTCTACAAATGATGATGAAAAAACAGCTAAAAGAGCGGCATAGCTAGCAACAGTTTTGTTGGAACTCATCAACAAAGAAAAACGATATACACCCGTTATAAATAAAATGACACTAAGTATAGAAACCGTGAAAAGTCCAAATTTTAATCCCCCAATCAAAGAGAATGCGGCCATAGATTGGTGAACTAAAGGTGGATAACTCATCACCGAAAAACCTGTGTACCATTTAAAATTCCAAGGCTCAAACCAATTATTGGCATAATGTTCTGCAAAAAACAAATGTATGAGCGCATCATAAGTCGTCTCTAAAGTAAGAAACATAGCACCCCCATGAAAAGCAATCCCTAAAAGTATCGCTAAAATTAAATATTTATGAGAAGTCTTTTTCATATTTATGGAGGGCTCATTTTCATTATTGTAAATGTAAATCTTAAAAATGTCTCCTGAAATTTTTTCAACTTAGGCAAACTTCCATTCGCCTAAACAAAAGCTACTTTAGAACTTTACGACCCCTATTTATTAGGAAACAAAACTACTTTTGAAGTCATTTAAGTAATGATAATTATGAAAGATCCATAACTAAATCTTGATTCCTAATGGAATGATCAAATGGATGTAACATGTAATCATTAAAAATCAATAAAAAATAACACATGAAAGTACTAGCGATTGATGACCAAAAATTAGTTCTGATTCCTTTAGAAAATAGACTGAAGGAGTTAGGCTATGAAGTACGTACTGCAACAAACGCTTTAGATGCGATAGATCTATATGACTCTTTTCATCCAGATTTAATCATTGTGGATATTAACATTCCATTTATGTCAGGTATGGAAGTGGTGAAATATATTCGTAAGACAAAAAATTCATCTACACCAATTATGATTTTATCAGGCAATACAGAGGATGCTATCATCCTAGAAGGTTTTGATCTCGGCATCAATGACTATATGAAAAAGCCCCTAAGCTTAATTGAAGTTTGTGCAAGAGTGAAAAAATTAATTGGAGCTCCTAAAACTAATAATAAAACGATCCTAAATAAAGGGATCATCATTCAACAACGCTGTGTTGGGGTGGTCATCCCTTGTTATAATGAAGAAAAAAGATTGATACATAAAGAATTTACAGATTTCATTGATAAAAATTCAGGATATTATTTGTGTTTTGTAAATGATGGCAGTACCGATAACACACTAGAAATTTTAAACGGTTTAAGAAACGAAAGGGAAGACTTTATTACGGTCTTTAATTGCAAAAAAAACGTTGGTAAAGCCGAAGCTGTAAGACAAGGAATGCTGTTGATGTCTAAAAAAGAAGATTTAGATTATATCGGCTTTTTAGATGCCGATTTATCTACAGACCTAACCGATTTTGACGATTTAGTGTCAACTATAGAAAATTCTGAATACATGATCGTAAGTGGCTCTAGAATAAGCAGAATGGGAGCAAACATTACCAAAAGATCTGTTAGGTCTGTAATAAGCTTGGCCATAAACTTTATGATCAGAAAAATTCTTTCTATGGATTTTCAAGACACCCAGTGTGGCGCAAAAATCTTTCATAAAGAAGTCATTGGAATTTCATTCGATAAAAAATTTGTAACTAAATGGATTTTTGACGTTGAAATATTTAGAAGAATCACTTTACATTTTGGCTTAAAAAAAACAAAAAAAATACTTTGTGAGCAACCCCTAAAACGATGGATTCATGTGGATAACTCAAGGTTGTCAATGAAAGATTCTATCAAAATTGTGGGGCAATTGGGACAAATTGCTTGGTCTTATAGACGCAAAAACAAAACACTGTCAAAACTAAGAGATCTTCATAAGAATAAGCCCGTTTCTATCTCAGAAATACAATAAAAATGAGCATGAAAAAAGGAATCATAATCGTATTTTCTAACAATGAAAAAGAGATTAAAGAAACCCAATTTGATAAGCTTTTAGATAAAGATGTTGCGGAATTTTGTTTTGTGAATAACGCAAGTAATGATCATACTTTAGACAAACTAAAAGACATTAAAACTAAAACCTTTAACAATATATCTATTGTAGATGTAAAAAAAAATAAAGGCACAAAAGCAGCTATTAAAGCAGGCGTCAGGTATCTGGTTAATAATAAAGAGTTGAAGTTAATTATCTATTTAGTGTTTTATAAAAATACTGACTTTTTAAATTTAGAATATACGCTCAATATTATGATGAATAGAAATAAAAAAATAATCAACCTAAACACAAACAATCGAAATATTTTACAAAATGTGTTTTCACTAGAACAGCTCATTAAAAAAATATAAAGATAATTTTGTCCGAAATAAAAATAAATACTATTTTTGTACTCATTAATAATATAAAATGTTTTCAAAAAGTTGTAAATACGGAATTAAAGCCACACTCTACATCGCTCAAAGGTCGCAGTATGAAGAGAGAGTCAGCTTAAAAGAAATTGCTGCTGCGATTAACTCTCCTATTGCGTTTACAGCAAAAATACTACAAGTCCTTGCCAAAGCAAACATCATCAATTCAACTAAGGGCCCAAATGGTGGTTTTGAAATAGATAAAGCGCGTTTAGCTAAAATCAGTATTCATCAGATTGTAAAAGCTATCGATGGGAATCGTTTATTTGACGGCTGCGTATTAGGCCTTAACGTTTGTAATGCGGATGAACCCTGTCCTATGCACAATGAATTTGTAATCATAAGAAAACAACTTAGCGAAACACTCGCCTCCTCTAACTTACTCAATGTAGCATTGGATCTCAATCTTGGACTAACGGTATTAAAACGATAAAAAAAAATAATCTTAATAAAGATAAAAAGGTCTTTATATCTGTATATGAAAATCCATCAACTATCCCTCATAAAACCCTTAGAAGTAATATCTGAAAACTGGCTAACAAGTCCAGGAGTTATTGGCACCATTGTACTGGTGTTTATCATCCTATTTTTAGGCGTTTATATTTTCTTGAAACGATTAAATCGGTATGTAGATTTTCTAGAAAAAAACACAACAGACCTAACAGAAAAAGAATTTGAAAGAAAACTCATCAACCTTGAAGAGCAGGAAGTTGATGACATCTTAGAACTTCGACAACAAGGATTTAAAACCAAAATAAAGCCAAGCGATACTTCTGAAATTTCATCGAAACACAGCGGGTTTATCAAAAAAATTATAAACCCCAAAAATCCATTATTTGATGAGAAGTCAACCTCTACCACAAAAATAAAAATCTCCGAAAAACTTAAAGAAATTATTATTTGGTACTTGAGTGCCGCAGTCTTTTGGTTGATCTTTGGAACACTCGTGGGTCAGTATATTGGGATGAAATTTATTTGGCCCGAAATGGATTCTATAAGCTGGCTCTCCTTTGGTAGGTTACGCCC from Formosa sp. Hel1_33_131 includes these protein-coding regions:
- a CDS encoding response regulator — its product is MKVLAIDDQKLVLIPLENRLKELGYEVRTATNALDAIDLYDSFHPDLIIVDINIPFMSGMEVVKYIRKTKNSSTPIMILSGNTEDAIILEGFDLGINDYMKKPLSLIEVCARVKKLIGAPKTNNKTILNKGIIIQQRCVGVVIPCYNEEKRLIHKEFTDFIDKNSGYYLCFVNDGSTDNTLEILNGLRNEREDFITVFNCKKNVGKAEAVRQGMLLMSKKEDLDYIGFLDADLSTDLTDFDDLVSTIENSEYMIVSGSRISRMGANITKRSVRSVISLAINFMIRKILSMDFQDTQCGAKIFHKEVIGISFDKKFVTKWIFDVEIFRRITLHFGLKKTKKILCEQPLKRWIHVDNSRLSMKDSIKIVGQLGQIAWSYRRKNKTLSKLRDLHKNKPVSISEIQ
- a CDS encoding glycosyltransferase; its protein translation is MKKGIIIVFSNNEKEIKETQFDKLLDKDVAEFCFVNNASNDHTLDKLKDIKTKTFNNISIVDVKKNKGTKAAIKAGVRYLVNNKELKLIIYLVFYKNTDFLNLEYTLNIMMNRNKKIINLNTNNRNILQNVFSLEQLIKKI
- a CDS encoding RrF2 family transcriptional regulator, whose product is MFSKSCKYGIKATLYIAQRSQYEERVSLKEIAAAINSPIAFTAKILQVLAKANIINSTKGPNGGFEIDKARLAKISIHQIVKAIDGNRLFDGCVLGLNVCNADEPCPMHNEFVIIRKQLSETLASSNLLNVALDLNLGLTVLKR